TCCGCGTGACCGCCGGCGCCGCGAAAGCGGCCCGCTGACACTCCTCCGGCGAGCGGAGCGGCGTCTTCAGGTTCCCGGGATGACCTGAGGATCACTGGTTCCGCATGGCTGTGTGGCGGCGCGCGGCCGGGAACCTCACGGTGTGGCGCGAGTTGGCAAGGTAAGCCCCTGCGAGAGCAGCCGAGAGCGGGGCCGACCCGGAAAGCGCTTGACCGTCCGAGCCGCAGCGGTGTTTAATGGCGTGGTTCTGAAGGCGATCACACGAGCCAAGGGCTCGAACTCAGGGAGGAAACCGATGAGGAGATCCATGCTACATGGCGCCGTTGCGGTAGGCCTGGCCGCAGGCCTTGCCATCAGCACGGGAGCCTGGGCCCAGGCGCCCTGGGTCGCGCCCGCTGCCGAGAAGGCGAGGAAGAACCCTGTCCCCCACGGGAAGAAGGCGGAGGAGCAGGGTGAGAAGGTGGCCAAGGTGAACTGCATCTCCTGTCACGGCGCCAAGGGCAAGGGCGATGGGGCCGCCGCCGCCGCCCTCAACCCGAAGCCCGCGGACTGGACCTCGAAGAAGGTTCAGGACGAGACGGACGGTGAGCTGTTCTGGAAGATCTCGAGCGGGCGCGGCGCCATGCCGCCCTGGAAGCATCTGCCGGAGAACGACCGCTGGGCTGTGGTCCACTTCATCCGCTCGCTCAAGGGAAAGTAGTCTCCGTCGATCTCGTCAGGGCGGGGGGCGCGAATCCTCCGGTGATCCGCCCGGAGCGCGTTCCCCCGCGTCTGTCCCTGTTGGAGCTGTGGCCCCGCCGGCCTATGCGCGTGAGGAGCGGGGCAGAGGCTCGCCGGGGAACGACGGGCGTCGGAGAATCTTACGATTTGAGCCCAGCGCCATTGCCGGCGGTGCCGGGGTCCCTCGCCCTCGGCTGAGGGCGGCATGAAATCGGCAGGTTGCATCAACCGCCCGGTGCGGGCATATCTTGGCACGCCCGGTGCTCTAATCACGGGACTGCTACGACAGCCATGACCATCGCTGTTCGCGCTTTCTAGACTTCGGCACTGGCGATGAGCGCCGAGCCGCCGCAGGACCAGGAATCCCCGGAGTTGGAGGCATCGCTCTCGGAGATCAGCCGCGCGCTGGACAGTCTCCGGGACCGCGTCCAGCGCCTCGGTGGGCTCCAGCCCGAGAGTCCCCAGGAAACCGAGCCCCGCGCCGACACGATCGACGCCGTAGACCCGGCGCTGCTCGGAAGCCTGCAGGAGGCCCTTGCCCTGCCGTCGAGCGGGTACGCTCCCGCAGAGATGTTCGGGATCGCCATGGACCGGACGGCCCGGCTCCTCGAGAGCGATCGCTCCATGCTGTTCCTGGTGGATCCCGAGCGCGGGACACTCGAGCCGGCGGCCGCGCGGGGCTTTCGACGCGACGACCTGGGTGGCGTCTCCATCGCGCCGGGCGAGGGGCTCGTGGGGCGCTGTTTCATCGAAGGGCGCGCCCTCTGCTACGGCCGGCCCTCCGAGTCACCCCCCAGCGATCCGTTCGTCGCCCGCTTCCCCGTGCGCGATGCCGTCGCCGTTCCCGTCCGGGCCGACGGGGAGGTGCGGGGTGTGCTCTACGCCGGGCGCCGGGGGCGCAGCGTGCTCTTCACCGCCGAGGACATGCAGCTGCTGCTCGTGATCGCCGACCGCGTGGGCACCGCGTGCGCCCACCAGCGCCTCGTCGACCGGGCCGTGGACCACGTGGCCCGCCTCCGAGAGATAGAGGCGTTCTCGGGCCGGGCCCTCGTCGGGCAGGATCGCAGCGAGACCCTGGCGCGTGCCTGCGAGACGGCCTGCCGGCTGCTCAGGGTCGGCACGGCGGCGCTCGGTGTCCCGGACGGGCAGGGCGGGCTCAGGCTCGAGGCCGCTTCGGGCCTCCCGGCGGCGGCAGCGGAGGCATGGCCAGTGCTGCCCGACGAGGGGCTGCTTCGCGAGCTGTTCGCGACCACTCGCCCCGTCGTCATCCGCGACCTCCGTCAGCGGACGGCAGCGCCCGAGGCCTTCCTCCAGGCCCTCCATCTGCGCGGGTGCCTGCTCGTGCCCCTGCGGATCCACGACCGGATGGTCGGGGCCCTCTACCTGGGCGACGAGCGGGCGCGGGACTTCTCGGCGGACGAGGTGGAGGCGGCGCAGGTGCTGGCCTCGCTCATCGCCCTGGCGCTGGAGAACGAGCGGCTCTACGGGGAGGTGCGGAGCGCCTTCCAGGCGCTCGGCTCCGCCCAGGAGCGGATGGTTCAGAGCGAGAAGGTGCGGGCGCTTGGCGAGATGGCAGGGGGGATCGCGCACGAGTTCAACAACATCCTCGCCATCATCCTGGGGAAGGTCCAGCTCATGCTGGCCCGGGGAGCGGAGGAGAGCTTCCGGGAGGGCCTGGGGCAGGTCGAGGAGGCGGCCTGGCGGGCGGCGGACATCGTCCGCCGACTGCAGGCATTCGCCGCCACCAAGCTGGATGACGCCGCGGCCGCGACGAACCTGAACACCCTCGTGCACGACGCGGTGACCCTCACCCGCGGACTCTGGAAGGACGAGGCCGAGACACGGGGCGCCCGGATCGAGGTGACGACGGACCTGGAGGAGACACCGCCCGTGGCGGGCAGCACGGCGGAACTGCGCGAAGCCGTCACCAACCTCGTCCTCAACGCCATCGATGCGATGCCGCGCGGGGGACAGCTGTTGCTCTCGACCCGGACGCGGGAGGGGGGCGTCGAGCTGAGCGTGAGGGACTCGGGCGAGGGAATGTCCGACGAGGTGCGGCGCCGGGTCTTCGATCCGTTCTTCAGCACGCGCTCGCCGCTCAGGACGGGACTGGGGCTCTCCGTCGTGCACGGCATCGTGTCCCGACACGGGGGTCGGATCGAGGTGAGCAGCGAGCAGGGACAGGGCACCACGGTGACCCTCTGGCTGCCCGCCGGGCAACTCCCCGGCGCGGCGCCCGGAGCGCCGGCCCCTGCGGCGGACCCCGCGGAACGGCGGGAGCCGCCGGGGGACCAGGGCGCCCGCGCGGCCTCGGTCCTCGTCCTCGAGGACGAGGTGCAGATCCGCGAGATGGTGGTGGAAGCGCTGGCGCAGGCCGGATACCGCGTGGACTCGGCCCCGGACGGGCTCAGCGGGCTCGCGCGCTTCCAGCGGGAGCCCAGCGACGTGGTGCTCACGGATCTCTCGCTCCCGGAGCGCTCGGGGCTCGAGGTGGCCCGCGCCGTCAAGCGCATGAGTGCCGAGACGCCCGTGGTCCTCGTGACCGG
Above is a window of Candidatus Rokuibacteriota bacterium DNA encoding:
- a CDS encoding cytochrome c, which codes for MRRSMLHGAVAVGLAAGLAISTGAWAQAPWVAPAAEKARKNPVPHGKKAEEQGEKVAKVNCISCHGAKGKGDGAAAAALNPKPADWTSKKVQDETDGELFWKISSGRGAMPPWKHLPENDRWAVVHFIRSLKGK
- a CDS encoding GAF domain-containing protein — encoded protein: MSAEPPQDQESPELEASLSEISRALDSLRDRVQRLGGLQPESPQETEPRADTIDAVDPALLGSLQEALALPSSGYAPAEMFGIAMDRTARLLESDRSMLFLVDPERGTLEPAAARGFRRDDLGGVSIAPGEGLVGRCFIEGRALCYGRPSESPPSDPFVARFPVRDAVAVPVRADGEVRGVLYAGRRGRSVLFTAEDMQLLLVIADRVGTACAHQRLVDRAVDHVARLREIEAFSGRALVGQDRSETLARACETACRLLRVGTAALGVPDGQGGLRLEAASGLPAAAAEAWPVLPDEGLLRELFATTRPVVIRDLRQRTAAPEAFLQALHLRGCLLVPLRIHDRMVGALYLGDERARDFSADEVEAAQVLASLIALALENERLYGEVRSAFQALGSAQERMVQSEKVRALGEMAGGIAHEFNNILAIILGKVQLMLARGAEESFREGLGQVEEAAWRAADIVRRLQAFAATKLDDAAAATNLNTLVHDAVTLTRGLWKDEAETRGARIEVTTDLEETPPVAGSTAELREAVTNLVLNAIDAMPRGGQLLLSTRTREGGVELSVRDSGEGMSDEVRRRVFDPFFSTRSPLRTGLGLSVVHGIVSRHGGRIEVSSEQGQGTTVTLWLPAGQLPGAAPGAPAPAADPAERREPPGDQGARAASVLVLEDEVQIREMVVEALAQAGYRVDSAPDGLSGLARFQREPSDVVLTDLSLPERSGLEVARAVKRMSAETPVVLVTGWGHLLDPVRLRESGVDLTLVKPFRLERVLAVVAEALRLRRPA